In the genome of Populus nigra chromosome 9, ddPopNigr1.1, whole genome shotgun sequence, one region contains:
- the LOC133703234 gene encoding putative pentatricopeptide repeat-containing protein At3g15200: MTMPLVFRSLKIFCRRNIHRKFKFEFPIKPTKTLVYYTHNLQFQNTQNHFQNSIFQSKTSRSIHSLENSHSLAEKQQDPDSELAIRVQNTLKKYRDSPVRKIELALDLCCSTMTQDLVLKVLKRHRSDWKPAYIFFNWVSKEGTISLSSCVYNEILDILGRMRKFEELTLVLDEMSKREGFVDEDTYRVLVNRYAGAHMVEEAIGAFNKRRELGLELDLVSFQKLLMYLCRYKHVDVAETLLHSKGHEFGVDIKTMNIVLNGWCVLGNVREAKRFWKDIIASKCKPDVFTYGTFIKALTNKGKLGTAMKLYEAMWEMQCKPDVVICNCVIDALCFKKRVPEAVAVFEGMKERGCLPNVATYNSLIKHMCKIGRMEKVYELLDEMQEKKGSCMPDEITFNYLLKSLKKPEEVAGVLERMKIIGCKMNNDTYNLLLKLHADWDSEEKVRYTWEEMEKNGLGLDRRSYTIMIHWLYEKGRVEDALRYFGEMENKGMVPEPRTQILCNSMNTRKQKEAEEGEKSAKNNDQSPRSSHERNTKKKVNSVQF; this comes from the coding sequence ATGACAATGCCTCTCGTATTCCGATCGTTGAAAATCTTTTGCCGGCGAAACATCCACCGGAAATTCAAATTTGAATTCCCAATAAAACCCACAAAAACCCTTGTCTACTACACTCACAATCTTCAATTCCAGAATACTCAAAATCACTTTCAAAATTCCATCTTTCAATCAAAAACTTCTCGCTCTATTCACTCGCTTGAAAACTCTCACTCACTCGCTGAAAAACAGCAAGACCCTGATAGTGAACTAGCAATTAGAGTACAAAACACCCTCAAGAAATATAGAGACAGCCCAGTGAGGAAGATTGAGCTCGCTCTTGACCTGTGCTGCTCCACAATGACACAAGACTTAGTTTTAAAGGTACTAAAGAGGCACCGCTCTGATTGGAAACCAGCttatatattctttaattgGGTTTCTAAAGAAGGTACAATTTCACTTAGCTCTTGTGTTTACAATGAGATTCTTGATATTCTTGGTAGAATGAGAAAGTTTGAAGAACTCACACTGGTGCTCGACGAAATGTCTAAAAGAGAGGGATTTGTTGACGAGGACACATATAGGGTTTTGGTTAATAGATATGCCGGTGCACATATGGTGGAAGAGGCAATCGGGGCCTTTAATAAGAGGAGAGAGTTGGGTCTAGAACTTGATCTGGTTTCTTTCCAAAAGcttttgatgtatttgtgtaGGTATAAACATGTAGATGTAGCGGAAACTTTGCTGCATAGCAAGGGGCATGAGTTTGGTGTCGATATAAAGACTATGAATATTGTTCTAAATGGGTGGTGTGTGCTGGGAAATGTACGAGAGGCAAAGAGGTTTTGGAAAGATATAATTGCCTCGAAATGCAAGCCGGATGTGTTTACTTATGGAACTTTTATAAAGGCGTTGACGAACAAGGGAAAATTAGGGACGGCAATGAAGTTGTATGAGGCAATGTGGGAGATGCAATGCAAGCCAGATGTGGTGATTTGTAATTGTGTGATTGATGCACTTTGCTTCAAGAAGAGGGTTCCTGAAGCTGTGGCTGTTTTTGAGGGAATGAAAGAGCGAGGTTGCCTACCCAATGTAGCGACCTACAACTCTCTTATCAAGCATATGTGCAAGATTGGGAGGATGGAGAAGGTGTATGAGCTTTTGGATGAAATGCAGGAGAAGAAAGGCAGTTGTATGCCCGATGAGATAACTTTCAATTACCTGCTTAAGTCATTGAAGAAACCTGAGGAAGTTGCTGGTGTTCTGGAGAGGATGAAGATAATTGGATGCAAGATGAATAACGATACATATAATTTGTTATTGAAATTGCATGCGGATTGGGATTCTGAGGAAAAAGTAAGATATACTTGGGAGGAGATGGAGAAAAATGGGCTGGGACTGGATCGGCGATCCTACACTATTATGATACACTGGCTCTATGAGAAGGGAAGGGTTGAGGATGCGTTGCGTTATTTTGGTGAGATGGAAAATAAGGGAATGGTGCCAGAGCCCAGGACTCAGATATTGTGCAATTCCATGAATACGAGGAAACAGAAAGAAGcagaagaaggggaaaaaagtgCAAAGAATAATGATCAATCGCCAAGGTCTTCTCATGAAAGAAATACGAAGAAAAAAGTCAATTCGGTTCAATTTTAA